The following is a genomic window from Helicobacter sp. NHP19-003.
GAAGAACTGCTCCAACACTTTACAATCCCCCTATTAGACAGCGCACAAACAGGCTTTATAGAGAAGTGGTATGTCCACCCCATTAGGCAAGAATTATTGTTTCTAAAAGAGGAAATAGACAAGAGGCACGAGGGCATGCGTGATATTTTATACATTGTCTTAAGCCGCACAGCAAGAAGTTGCAGGGCCACCACGCATGCAGACTTAGCCACCTTGAAGGACCCAATAACAACAACCTACTATTGCAAAAAACATGGCAAGATTTGCAGACCTCTTTTTAGTCTAAAAAAATGGTTTTCTCACTACGCCAAAGACACTTTGAAGCGTTTAAAGGAATTTCAAGCATTGCGGAGTGGTTGCTTTTCTTTATGTTTACAGGCCGATGCTTGCGGTGTGGATTTAATGGCGGAGGTTTCTAAGCACAATAAGGACTTCGCCCACTTGATCGATGCACAAAAAATTGCTGGTATTTTTAGCTCACCCCCCTATGTGGGACTCATTGATTACCACGAACAGCATGCCTATGCCTATGAACTTTTTTCCCTAAAACGCCAAGATCACTTAGAAATTGGGGCTATGCAAGCGGGGCAGGGCAAGATTGCTAGGGAGCAATACATGCAGGGCATCGCCAATGTGCTTAAAAACACCAAAAGATTTTTAAAGCCCAATTACAATGTCTTTTTAGTCGCCAATGATAAATTTAATCTCTATCCACGCATCGCTGAACTTGCAGGCATGCGCATTGCCAAATGTTACCATAGACCTGTCATCAATCGCAGTGAAAAAGACACAAGGGGCTATCAAGAAAGCATATTCCATTTGAAAGACCATCGAGAATGTTAGCACAACAGGAAGTCAAGAAGCGCATCAAAGACCTTTAACCGGTGTCTTATATCAAAAGTTTCAAAGCTACCAGCCAGAAACAAGTTACATGCCCTTCCACACAAGACTCTTAGGCAA
Proteins encoded in this region:
- a CDS encoding site-specific DNA-methyltransferase, whose protein sequence is MWASQYLGKHVSVSNIAYLINYGRIANHAKDSKQNLIDPQELKLYYDRFDKKDTHDSLSFANFKEVETTKHIHRLHPYKGKFIPQLVEFFLDSHTDDIKTAQWFGEGDIVLDPFCGSGTTLAVANTFNMHALGVDISCFNATLSNAKVGQYNLEALTRVLEDLIDKVESLHEKSPIKEFENALDTHLQNFNNRHFPKDFKRKVVLGQVDERIYGAEKAKEFLGIYEELLQHFTIPLLDSAQTGFIEKWYVHPIRQELLFLKEEIDKRHEGMRDILYIVLSRTARSCRATTHADLATLKDPITTTYYCKKHGKICRPLFSLKKWFSHYAKDTLKRLKEFQALRSGCFSLCLQADACGVDLMAEVSKHNKDFAHLIDAQKIAGIFSSPPYVGLIDYHEQHAYAYELFSLKRQDHLEIGAMQAGQGKIAREQYMQGIANVLKNTKRFLKPNYNVFLVANDKFNLYPRIAELAGMRIAKCYHRPVINRSEKDTRGYQESIFHLKDHREC